A portion of the Candidatus Neomarinimicrobiota bacterium genome contains these proteins:
- a CDS encoding GNAT family N-acetyltransferase — protein MHPFDLKTSELLDFTCVKIPSARLLLTTSLNRYRKDIFREFNTDIIQYMLPKPAEKIEETMTFINDSLTGMRGGWNLVLAITLKAGREFLGCCGLHGEGRHRTPELGIWVKKSAHGHKYGREAIQALAFWACEHLDLDYLIYPVDRANIPSRKIAESLGGQVFEEKQVKTARGGYLDEVKYKLIIHDILKAKPL, from the coding sequence ATGCACCCCTTTGATCTCAAAACATCAGAACTCCTGGATTTTACATGCGTAAAGATTCCATCTGCACGGCTTCTCCTCACGACCAGCCTCAATCGCTACCGCAAAGATATATTTCGAGAATTCAATACTGACATCATCCAGTATATGCTTCCCAAACCAGCTGAAAAAATTGAAGAGACCATGACATTTATAAACGATTCTCTGACGGGCATGCGTGGGGGTTGGAATCTAGTTCTCGCCATCACATTAAAAGCTGGGCGTGAGTTTCTAGGTTGCTGTGGTTTGCATGGTGAAGGAAGACATCGGACACCAGAACTGGGTATCTGGGTTAAAAAATCAGCCCACGGTCACAAATACGGCAGAGAAGCAATTCAAGCGCTGGCATTCTGGGCCTGCGAACATCTTGACCTGGATTACCTGATCTATCCTGTTGACCGCGCCAACATCCCCAGTCGTAAGATTGCTGAATCACTTGGGGGTCAGGTATTTGAAGAGAAACAGGTCAAAACTGCCAGGGGTGGTTATCTGGATGAAGTCAAATACAAACTTATTATACATGACATCCTGAAGGCAAAGCCCTTATAG
- a CDS encoding dioxygenase, with protein sequence MQQNKISPILYLPHGGGPLPLLGDSGHREMVTFLQNIRGKLGEPQAILIISAHWEASQPTIQSAEHPEMLYDYYGFPPETYKITYPASGHPALAKEIGDELDQAGFKPAMDGERGFDHGVFVPLKLIFPEADIPCFQISLIKGLDPAQHIALGRALNFLREKKVLIVGSGMSFHNMRALMSGDINENRPDQVFDDWLVKACCSEGLTPDERDHELINWSQAPQARYCHPREEHLLPLHVCYGAAGYDSPPAELVFNKTIMGKKVSAFLWT encoded by the coding sequence ATGCAGCAAAATAAAATATCGCCAATACTCTATTTACCCCACGGAGGGGGACCCCTGCCCCTCCTTGGTGATTCTGGACATCGTGAAATGGTCACCTTTCTCCAAAACATCCGGGGGAAACTAGGTGAACCCCAGGCCATTCTGATCATCAGCGCTCACTGGGAAGCATCACAGCCAACCATTCAATCCGCTGAGCATCCAGAGATGCTTTATGACTATTATGGATTTCCTCCAGAGACCTACAAGATCACCTATCCAGCCTCTGGACACCCTGCTCTGGCCAAAGAGATTGGGGATGAGTTGGACCAGGCTGGTTTCAAACCCGCAATGGATGGAGAACGAGGGTTTGACCATGGTGTTTTTGTACCGCTAAAACTGATCTTCCCGGAAGCGGACATTCCCTGTTTTCAGATCTCTCTTATTAAAGGTCTAGACCCGGCACAACATATAGCCCTGGGACGGGCACTCAATTTTCTCAGGGAAAAGAAGGTACTCATTGTTGGATCCGGGATGTCTTTTCACAATATGCGTGCACTCATGTCTGGAGATATAAACGAAAACCGACCTGACCAGGTTTTTGATGACTGGCTGGTTAAGGCCTGTTGTTCAGAGGGTCTTACGCCTGATGAACGGGATCATGAGTTGATCAACTGGTCCCAGGCTCCTCAGGCTCGCTATTGTCACCCACGAGAAGAACATTTGCTGCCCCTGCACGTCTGTTATGGTGCTGCTGGTTACGATTCGCCACCAGCAGAGCTGGTTTTTAACAAAACCATTATGGGCAAAAAGGTTTCGGCGTTTCTCTGGACTTAA
- a CDS encoding NAD-binding protein produces the protein MIAWLKRLREEGVLDLLVILWVILFVGGIAVFLLDYTSNDRQITNVFDAFYWAWVTMTTVGFGDLTPVTPAARIAASIMMFFSMALISFFTATISSIFVARKIREGKGLEKLNYNDHYIICGWNDLADELLETLLKHNQKDDTPIVLINELTEDEIDTWRSTLNASHLGFVRGDFTQDTVLNKASVSKAKAVLILPNLIKASEAEADEKTALATYSIKALAPKTKVYAYILHYENKAKLRRAKADGIIIADEFGPFLGANQLFNPGIPAFLSEILNTDQNRLETKEIPERMVGKTYAELFAQSFEEHNMILLGVFQEEGSAGIGDFLSADSGDYLDQFIAAKLKAAGRGVTDEQKIKMRINPEKDYILKSGEQMILLK, from the coding sequence ATGATAGCCTGGCTCAAAAGACTCCGCGAAGAAGGTGTCTTGGACCTACTGGTGATCCTTTGGGTCATACTTTTTGTAGGTGGCATTGCAGTTTTTCTGTTGGATTACACATCAAATGATCGTCAGATCACCAACGTCTTCGATGCCTTTTACTGGGCCTGGGTAACCATGACCACGGTTGGCTTTGGTGACTTGACTCCAGTTACACCGGCAGCCAGAATCGCTGCGTCTATCATGATGTTTTTCTCCATGGCTTTGATCTCATTCTTTACGGCTACCATTTCATCCATCTTTGTAGCCAGGAAAATCAGAGAGGGTAAAGGTTTGGAAAAATTAAATTATAACGACCATTATATCATCTGCGGGTGGAATGATCTGGCAGATGAATTATTGGAAACATTACTCAAGCACAATCAAAAAGACGACACGCCCATTGTGCTCATCAATGAATTGACAGAAGATGAAATCGATACCTGGCGCTCTACCCTGAATGCCAGCCATCTCGGTTTTGTCCGTGGCGATTTTACCCAAGACACGGTGCTTAACAAAGCCAGCGTCTCCAAAGCCAAGGCCGTTCTCATTTTACCAAACCTGATCAAAGCCAGCGAGGCAGAAGCAGATGAAAAAACAGCCCTGGCCACCTATTCCATTAAAGCCCTGGCCCCCAAGACCAAAGTCTATGCCTATATCCTTCATTATGAAAATAAAGCCAAGCTCCGTCGCGCCAAGGCCGATGGTATCATCATTGCTGACGAATTCGGACCCTTCCTGGGAGCCAATCAGTTGTTTAACCCTGGAATTCCAGCCTTCCTTTCTGAAATCTTGAATACAGACCAAAACCGTCTTGAGACCAAGGAAATTCCAGAGCGCATGGTTGGGAAAACCTACGCCGAATTGTTTGCCCAATCCTTTGAAGAGCATAACATGATCCTGCTGGGTGTGTTTCAGGAAGAGGGCAGTGCCGGTATTGGAGATTTTCTCAGTGCCGATTCAGGTGATTATCTCGACCAGTTTATTGCTGCCAAACTCAAGGCGGCCGGACGAGGTGTCACAGATGAACAAAAGATTAAAATGCGCATTAATCCGGAGAAGGACTATATCCTTAAATCCGGCGAGCAGATGATTTTGTTAAAATAA
- a CDS encoding cyclic nucleotide-binding domain-containing protein, with protein sequence MPHIQHLKNCPLFKGVTEEEIAVYRPATRQVSYKAGEAIMTEGKPGDTLVILIKGEVTISKKLTLLGDEETDTKDKTFITLNDESRPFFGEMAMLMEDSIRTASVIASTDCEIVIMEKDAFKAASIKHPSVGFQVMENIAKKLAANLERESKNVLKLTTAFSLILEE encoded by the coding sequence ATGCCTCACATACAACATCTCAAGAATTGTCCCTTGTTTAAGGGTGTGACTGAAGAGGAAATTGCAGTTTATCGACCTGCAACCAGGCAGGTTTCCTACAAAGCAGGTGAAGCCATCATGACTGAGGGCAAGCCTGGAGATACCCTGGTCATCCTGATTAAGGGAGAGGTGACCATCAGCAAAAAATTAACCCTGCTCGGCGACGAAGAAACAGACACCAAAGACAAAACCTTTATCACCCTAAATGATGAATCCAGACCCTTCTTTGGGGAAATGGCCATGCTCATGGAAGACTCCATACGCACGGCATCGGTGATAGCGTCTACCGATTGTGAAATAGTGATAATGGAGAAAGACGCTTTTAAAGCAGCCAGTATAAAACATCCATCAGTAGGTTTTCAGGTCATGGAAAATATTGCAAAAAAATTGGCTGCCAATCTGGAACGAGAAAGCAAAAACGTACTAAAATTGACCACAGCCTTTAGTTTAATCCTGGAAGAATAG
- a CDS encoding peptidylprolyl isomerase translates to MNIEKNKVVSIDYTLTNDHGEVLDSSSDREPLAYLHGNGGLIPGLEKELEGKVKGDKLVAIIAPDQAYGVRSEELVQEIPLENFHDANEVKVGAQFQVQNGEQVHIATVTTIGDKSATVDMNHPLADETLHFDVEVMDVREPSQEELEHGHVHGAGGHHH, encoded by the coding sequence ATGAACATTGAAAAAAATAAGGTCGTAAGCATCGATTATACACTGACCAATGACCATGGTGAAGTATTAGACAGCAGCTCTGATCGCGAACCTCTCGCCTATTTACATGGCAATGGCGGACTCATCCCCGGTCTGGAAAAGGAACTTGAGGGCAAGGTCAAAGGCGACAAGCTGGTGGCTATTATTGCCCCTGATCAGGCCTATGGCGTGCGGAGTGAAGAGTTGGTTCAGGAAATCCCCCTGGAAAATTTCCACGATGCAAATGAGGTTAAAGTCGGCGCCCAGTTTCAGGTCCAGAATGGTGAACAGGTTCACATCGCCACCGTGACGACAATTGGTGATAAATCAGCCACCGTCGATATGAATCATCCCCTGGCTGACGAAACCCTGCATTTTGATGTAGAGGTTATGGATGTCCGTGAACCCAGCCAAGAAGAACTGGAACATGGGCATGTCCATGGTGCCGGTGGACATCATCATTAA
- a CDS encoding thioredoxin family protein, whose product MRLKHIMISGLTLLIAITGFGQDLQVGNAAPDFSLNDPNGKVHQLKEYRGKYVVLEWVNYDCPFVKKHYDSGNMQSLQKKYTGKDVVWLAINSSASGKQGNFSADEILRRSKDHGAAFSAYLIDADGQVGRAYGARTTPHIFIIDPQGQLVYAGGIDNIRSTKIEDISRAKNFVSLALDEALAGQPISNSISKPYGCSVKY is encoded by the coding sequence ATGCGTCTAAAGCATATCATGATTTCAGGACTCACTCTTTTAATAGCCATCACTGGTTTTGGCCAGGATCTGCAGGTGGGGAATGCAGCCCCTGACTTTTCTTTAAATGATCCCAATGGCAAGGTACATCAACTCAAAGAATACCGCGGGAAGTATGTGGTGTTGGAATGGGTTAATTATGACTGTCCCTTTGTAAAAAAGCACTATGACAGCGGCAATATGCAATCCCTGCAAAAGAAGTATACTGGAAAGGATGTAGTCTGGTTGGCCATCAATTCGTCAGCGTCGGGAAAACAGGGAAACTTCTCCGCAGACGAAATCTTGAGACGCTCCAAAGATCATGGCGCGGCATTCTCAGCATATCTCATTGATGCCGATGGTCAGGTTGGAAGAGCGTATGGCGCTCGAACCACACCTCACATTTTCATCATTGACCCTCAAGGTCAACTGGTATACGCCGGTGGTATTGATAATATCCGCTCGACCAAAATCGAGGATATTTCCCGAGCCAAAAATTTTGTTTCCTTAGCCCTGGATGAGGCGCTGGCTGGTCAGCCCATCAGCAACAGTATTTCGAAACCTTATGGGTGTTCGGTTAAGTATTAA
- a CDS encoding family 10 glycosylhydrolase yields the protein MKHTTLLIIVAIILAACAAPQPPIVPEQKERPATEARPDFEIPREFRAAWVATVANIDWPSKPGLSTAEQQAEAISLLDSAVILNLNAIVFQVRPQCDALYESNLEPWSYFLTGEQGKAPEPFYDPLSFWVEESHKRGLELHTWFNPYRAHHPNGQKNETSVIATRPEIVREIDNGYFWLDPSMQATQNYSFDVVMDVVKRYDIDGVHFDDYFYPYSSIEFPDSTQWEAYLENGGSLERHDWRREAVNVFIKRVYEGIKAEKNWVKFGLSPFGIWRPGNPPSIKGYDQYDKLYADAKLWLNEGWVDYWTPQLYWPTRKIPQSYPVLLGWWVSQNSHNRNLWPGLFTSKINDEASALENFSQIMITRGMVPDGPGNVHFSMKALQRNYGGISDILLGGPYRHPALIPASPWLDNQPPVAPLVEIEPKEGNVHINWFHEDVDDVNQWVVYFQRGRHRDYQILTSDNEAYVLPLVIRSEDGMTPPQILDTIAVSAVDRLGNESERVYIPVR from the coding sequence ATGAAACACACCACGCTATTGATCATTGTCGCGATAATCCTTGCTGCCTGTGCGGCACCACAGCCACCCATTGTACCAGAGCAAAAGGAACGGCCAGCGACTGAAGCCAGGCCTGATTTTGAAATTCCCAGAGAGTTTCGGGCGGCCTGGGTAGCCACCGTCGCCAATATTGATTGGCCCAGCAAACCCGGTCTTAGTACTGCCGAGCAACAAGCTGAAGCCATCAGCCTTCTGGATAGTGCAGTGATCCTTAACCTCAACGCCATAGTATTTCAGGTGCGACCCCAGTGTGATGCCCTTTATGAGAGCAATCTGGAACCCTGGTCTTACTTTCTTACCGGTGAGCAGGGTAAGGCACCAGAACCTTTTTATGATCCCCTGAGCTTTTGGGTGGAAGAATCCCACAAACGTGGGTTAGAACTCCATACCTGGTTTAATCCCTACCGCGCCCACCATCCAAACGGACAGAAGAATGAAACCTCAGTCATTGCAACCCGCCCGGAAATCGTCCGCGAAATTGACAATGGCTATTTCTGGCTGGATCCATCCATGCAGGCCACCCAGAACTATTCCTTTGATGTGGTTATGGATGTGGTCAAACGCTATGATATCGATGGTGTTCATTTTGATGATTACTTCTACCCCTACAGCAGTATTGAATTTCCCGATAGCACACAATGGGAAGCCTACCTGGAAAACGGAGGAAGCCTTGAGCGTCATGACTGGCGCCGCGAAGCTGTAAATGTTTTTATCAAGCGGGTCTATGAGGGCATCAAAGCTGAAAAAAACTGGGTCAAGTTTGGCCTCAGTCCATTTGGAATCTGGCGTCCTGGCAATCCGCCTTCAATCAAAGGCTATGACCAATACGACAAACTCTATGCAGATGCAAAACTGTGGCTCAACGAAGGCTGGGTGGATTACTGGACCCCTCAGCTCTATTGGCCCACACGCAAAATCCCCCAGAGCTATCCCGTCCTGCTGGGTTGGTGGGTTAGTCAAAACTCCCACAACAGAAATCTCTGGCCTGGTCTTTTTACCAGCAAGATCAATGATGAAGCTTCCGCCCTGGAAAACTTCAGTCAGATTATGATAACACGTGGAATGGTTCCTGATGGTCCAGGTAATGTTCACTTTTCCATGAAGGCCCTCCAGCGTAATTATGGAGGCATTTCAGATATCCTGCTTGGTGGTCCATATAGACACCCCGCGCTTATTCCTGCTTCTCCTTGGCTTGACAATCAGCCCCCTGTTGCTCCCCTGGTGGAAATCGAACCCAAAGAAGGCAATGTCCACATCAATTGGTTTCATGAGGATGTGGATGATGTCAACCAATGGGTGGTTTATTTCCAGAGAGGCAGGCACCGGGATTACCAGATTTTGACTTCCGATAACGAAGCTTATGTCCTACCCCTGGTCATCCGCTCCGAGGATGGTATGACGCCGCCCCAAATATTGGATACCATTGCTGTATCTGCAGTAGATCGTCTGGGTAATGAGAGTGAACGAGTTTATATCCCGGTGAGATAG
- a CDS encoding T9SS type A sorting domain-containing protein: MKHWLLIAITALSIRGEWSNDPGNPVNLGSGIQPQIVSTSDGGSYVAWLTSGNFHIYLQRLDINGDPQWNPGGILVSDAPNSSWIAVYHMNLAVDGEDNAIISTVDTRTGNWEVYAYKIDPDGNAVWNENGLALSVNGRDNISPRLVVETSDNSVIVTWSDDYSSLRLQRISSDGQVLWGTSGINASTFNASLMSPQPVQSSDGHILVQAVKQTGSFPALSSQVIMQKYALDGTAQWSFWLPLADPVGFPLGNWLQDIQPDLNGGAFSSWTEMTGQNQTGKIQSVSDTGTLEWTSATEASTSASNFRVSPRLALANDSSGVYTVWGESDAAQINRGILVQRIDTTGTRMWGDGGLVVEPMGLSSFLDINTDQVENDLLLSYIRQYSFGTMDIFASRLETDGSFVWNAERVPVTNSAAEKSDLSMTRGPGCTFLTWSEAGGIKAHCLLDDGSLGIPGETPRDTLNYFPLLVNSGMVLASEIDTTTFMIVHSTNINGNLYHVFDTYYPGESINQFRVDGNQVKVWDGNDDAVLYDISVPLNTTWEFNVGEYSSQITFVSMGDTIETGLGVYENCFCFHRNIGADYEYYDWLAEDGGLVQRDVVTIAGARRYIMIDQIVPVAIEDEKQSTTPGNFQLSQNYPNPFNPSTQIQYVLPERAEISVAIYDVNGIQVVELQNGIQEAGNYILQWHTANEAGSPVPSGLYFCRVTGFGLAQTIKMVHLK, from the coding sequence ATGAAACACTGGCTCCTCATAGCAATAACCGCTCTCAGTATAAGAGGGGAATGGTCCAATGATCCAGGTAACCCCGTCAATCTTGGCTCCGGTATTCAACCTCAAATCGTCAGCACATCAGATGGTGGATCCTATGTAGCCTGGTTGACCAGCGGAAATTTCCATATTTATCTTCAACGACTGGATATCAATGGCGATCCCCAGTGGAATCCTGGCGGCATCCTGGTAAGCGATGCCCCCAATAGTAGCTGGATCGCAGTATATCATATGAATCTGGCTGTGGACGGGGAAGACAATGCCATTATTTCAACCGTGGACACCCGCACTGGAAACTGGGAAGTTTATGCCTATAAGATTGATCCTGATGGAAACGCCGTGTGGAATGAAAACGGTTTGGCCCTCTCGGTAAATGGAAGAGACAACATATCACCCCGTTTGGTTGTAGAAACTTCGGATAACAGTGTGATCGTGACCTGGTCAGATGATTACTCCTCCCTGCGTCTGCAAAGGATTAGCTCCGATGGTCAGGTGTTGTGGGGAACCAGCGGGATTAATGCCTCTACTTTCAATGCCTCGCTAATGAGTCCTCAGCCAGTACAGAGTTCAGATGGTCATATCCTGGTCCAGGCTGTGAAGCAAACCGGTTCATTTCCAGCTCTGAGCAGTCAGGTCATCATGCAGAAATACGCACTGGATGGCACTGCTCAATGGAGTTTCTGGCTACCCCTTGCCGACCCGGTTGGTTTCCCCCTGGGTAACTGGCTCCAGGATATTCAACCCGATTTAAACGGAGGAGCCTTCTCATCCTGGACCGAAATGACAGGCCAAAATCAAACCGGCAAGATTCAATCTGTCAGCGATACGGGAACGCTTGAATGGACAAGTGCTACAGAAGCATCCACATCAGCAAGCAACTTCAGGGTGAGTCCCCGGCTTGCTCTGGCAAACGATAGCTCAGGAGTATATACAGTCTGGGGTGAATCTGATGCCGCCCAGATCAATCGGGGAATCTTAGTACAACGGATAGATACAACAGGCACTCGAATGTGGGGTGATGGCGGCCTGGTTGTGGAACCCATGGGTCTTTCATCATTTCTGGATATCAATACAGATCAAGTAGAGAATGATTTATTACTCAGCTATATCAGACAATACAGCTTTGGGACCATGGATATTTTCGCCAGCAGACTGGAAACTGACGGCTCTTTTGTATGGAATGCCGAGAGAGTTCCAGTAACAAATTCAGCCGCGGAAAAATCCGATTTAAGCATGACCAGAGGACCGGGCTGTACCTTTTTGACCTGGTCCGAAGCTGGAGGCATCAAAGCCCACTGTCTGCTGGATGATGGCAGCCTGGGTATTCCAGGTGAAACGCCACGGGATACACTGAATTATTTTCCACTATTAGTCAATTCGGGAATGGTTTTAGCCAGCGAGATAGATACTACCACGTTCATGATTGTACATTCAACAAATATTAATGGAAATCTATACCATGTTTTTGATACCTATTACCCTGGTGAGAGCATAAACCAGTTCCGTGTCGATGGAAATCAGGTCAAAGTATGGGATGGTAACGATGATGCCGTCTTGTATGATATTTCTGTCCCTTTAAACACAACCTGGGAGTTTAATGTGGGCGAATATAGCTCTCAAATCACATTCGTCAGTATGGGCGATACCATCGAAACAGGATTAGGTGTGTATGAAAACTGTTTTTGCTTTCATCGCAATATTGGTGCGGACTATGAGTATTACGACTGGCTTGCTGAGGATGGTGGCCTGGTGCAACGGGATGTGGTAACCATAGCGGGTGCAAGACGGTATATCATGATAGATCAAATCGTTCCCGTTGCTATTGAAGATGAAAAACAATCAACTACTCCTGGAAATTTCCAGCTAAGCCAGAACTACCCCAATCCGTTTAATCCCAGCACGCAAATTCAATACGTATTGCCTGAGCGAGCGGAGATTTCAGTCGCCATTTATGATGTAAATGGAATTCAGGTTGTAGAACTTCAAAACGGTATCCAGGAAGCTGGAAACTATATCCTTCAATGGCATACTGCCAATGAAGCAGGATCACCAGTTCCATCAGGGCTATATTTTTGTCGAGTCACTGGATTCGGATTGGCACAGACCATAAAAATGGTGCATTTGAAGTAG
- a CDS encoding ABC transporter ATP-binding protein, translating into MISISHLRKTFGDLVAVDDLSLTINQGEILGLLGPNGAGKTTTIRMLCALLESDGGEIKWESSADLSELVGFCPQENLYWPRLTCLEQLIFLGKMHGMSAEAAHDRAVELLKMLSLSRKADVYASKLSGGMQRRLNIALALIHNPPVLILDEPEAGLDPQSRILVRDLIRSLAKQKTVIITTHNMDEAERLSDRVAIIDHGKLLEVGSVDSLKEILGTGDCLECRFESDLEYLLAEKASQATQFLTDVSTVLGQPAETISVMQHQLIIRPFQHLEKLSDLTDLAKKHGLGIGDIQLRKTTLEDVFIHLTGRALRE; encoded by the coding sequence ATGATATCTATTTCACATCTCAGAAAAACTTTTGGTGATCTGGTTGCCGTAGATGACTTGTCTCTTACCATTAATCAGGGTGAGATTCTGGGACTCCTGGGTCCCAACGGTGCTGGAAAAACGACCACCATCCGCATGCTCTGTGCTTTACTGGAATCAGATGGGGGAGAGATCAAATGGGAATCCTCAGCTGATCTATCAGAGCTGGTGGGATTTTGCCCCCAGGAAAATCTGTATTGGCCACGGCTCACCTGTCTGGAGCAATTGATTTTTCTTGGTAAAATGCATGGTATGTCAGCTGAAGCAGCCCATGATCGAGCCGTTGAGTTACTTAAGATGCTGAGCCTGTCGAGAAAAGCTGATGTTTATGCCTCCAAACTTTCTGGGGGTATGCAGCGTCGCTTGAATATTGCACTGGCCCTCATACACAACCCGCCTGTTCTCATATTGGATGAACCCGAAGCCGGTCTGGATCCCCAGAGTCGCATCCTGGTGCGAGATCTCATTCGCTCCCTGGCCAAACAGAAAACCGTTATTATCACCACCCACAATATGGATGAAGCAGAACGCCTCTCCGACCGCGTAGCCATTATTGATCATGGGAAACTTCTGGAGGTGGGCAGCGTCGACTCGCTGAAGGAAATATTGGGAACCGGAGATTGTCTGGAATGTCGCTTTGAGTCAGATCTGGAATACCTCCTGGCGGAAAAAGCTTCTCAAGCCACACAGTTCCTTACAGATGTGAGTACTGTTTTGGGTCAACCAGCCGAAACCATCTCGGTTATGCAGCATCAGTTGATTATCAGACCTTTTCAACATCTTGAAAAGCTATCTGATTTGACTGATCTGGCAAAAAAACACGGCCTGGGAATTGGAGATATCCAACTCCGCAAAACCACTCTTGAAGATGTCTTTATTCACCTCACAGGAAGGGCTTTGAGAGAATGA
- a CDS encoding ABC transporter permease — MIWAIFTKSVKEQLRNFWILILTVSMAPFFVFVYFLINEASQPHYRALILNSDQGVQIQGEVINLGESLLPELQEYIGSVENMPLSIHSADSRDGAIKKIESHKADVLVVIPPYFSQSILIEPPTTPEIEIVGNLTSTGYLISAVWVGEMLNDFMAHQTGKGRLFAVKETALGLSDQIDEFELWMPGMLILSIIMLMFSATIAIIVEVDQGTILRLKLSGMKAWQFLLGVGASQVLVGIIAIFLTLGAATSLGFEMRGAFTSFLLITVLTSISMIAFSLILAAATRSVTDVLVVGNFPLFLFMFFSGAAFPISTKAWFYLGDYGISWQTLMSAAPAISALQKISIMGVGLSDVSGELLALTLMTVIYFVIGLWGFQRRHLRTK, encoded by the coding sequence ATGATCTGGGCCATCTTCACAAAAAGCGTAAAAGAACAGCTCCGCAATTTCTGGATACTCATCCTGACGGTGTCCATGGCGCCCTTTTTTGTCTTTGTATATTTTTTGATCAACGAAGCCAGTCAACCCCACTACCGAGCGCTCATCCTAAATTCGGATCAAGGCGTCCAGATCCAGGGTGAGGTGATCAATCTGGGGGAAAGCTTGCTGCCAGAACTCCAGGAATATATTGGCAGTGTGGAAAACATGCCCTTGAGTATCCACTCCGCAGACTCTCGGGATGGCGCTATTAAGAAAATTGAATCTCATAAGGCTGATGTCCTCGTGGTGATTCCTCCTTATTTCAGCCAGTCCATACTCATAGAACCACCAACCACTCCAGAAATTGAAATTGTGGGCAATCTAACCAGTACGGGTTACTTAATCTCAGCGGTCTGGGTGGGTGAGATGCTCAATGATTTTATGGCTCACCAGACTGGAAAGGGCCGGCTTTTTGCCGTGAAGGAAACAGCTCTGGGGCTATCAGATCAGATTGATGAGTTCGAGCTCTGGATGCCCGGCATGCTCATCCTCTCCATCATCATGCTCATGTTTTCGGCAACCATCGCTATTATTGTGGAAGTCGATCAAGGTACCATTCTCAGATTGAAGTTGTCTGGAATGAAGGCCTGGCAGTTTCTACTTGGAGTGGGAGCCAGTCAGGTGCTGGTGGGGATCATTGCTATTTTTCTCACCCTGGGTGCAGCCACCTCCCTGGGCTTTGAAATGCGAGGCGCCTTCACATCCTTTTTGTTGATCACCGTCCTCACCAGTATCAGTATGATTGCCTTTAGTTTGATTCTGGCCGCTGCTACCCGTTCGGTAACGGACGTTTTGGTGGTGGGTAACTTTCCACTCTTTCTGTTTATGTTTTTCTCCGGGGCAGCCTTTCCAATATCCACCAAAGCCTGGTTTTATCTGGGTGACTATGGCATCAGTTGGCAAACCCTCATGTCAGCTGCACCAGCAATTTCAGCCCTCCAAAAAATCAGTATCATGGGTGTTGGACTAAGTGATGTCAGTGGCGAGCTATTGGCACTAACGCTTATGACAGTCATCTATTTTGTCATTGGTTTATGGGGCTTTCAGCGACGACACCTCAGAACAAAATAG